In Pseudoduganella albidiflava, a single window of DNA contains:
- a CDS encoding gamma-glutamyl-gamma-aminobutyrate hydrolase family protein, whose translation MRRPIVLVPACTRQIGHFPNHAAQNKYVNAVVLGARCMPLILPALAELTDMEAVLHVADGIMLTGSASNVHSDLYGQPIRNPALPLDAARDATTLPLIRAAIKRGIPLLGICRGFQEINVALGGTLHQAVQELPGMMDHRDREDDSLDVQYGPAHPIYLTKGGKFAEMLGNPEEITVNSLHGQGIDQLAPGVTVEAVAHDGLVEAYTVDAAHGFTLAVQWHPEWHITENPDSMKMFLAFGNACREFQARRQERG comes from the coding sequence ATGCGCCGTCCCATCGTCCTCGTTCCAGCGTGTACCCGGCAAATCGGGCATTTTCCGAATCATGCCGCACAGAACAAGTATGTGAACGCCGTCGTCCTCGGCGCGCGTTGCATGCCATTGATCCTGCCCGCGCTGGCCGAGCTGACGGACATGGAAGCGGTGCTGCACGTGGCGGACGGCATCATGCTGACCGGTTCGGCGTCGAACGTGCATTCCGACCTGTATGGCCAGCCGATCCGCAATCCGGCCCTGCCGCTGGACGCGGCGCGCGATGCCACCACGCTGCCGCTGATCCGCGCCGCCATCAAGCGCGGGATTCCGCTGCTGGGCATCTGCCGGGGCTTCCAGGAGATCAACGTGGCGCTGGGCGGCACGCTGCACCAGGCCGTGCAGGAATTGCCGGGCATGATGGATCACCGCGACAGGGAAGACGATTCGCTGGATGTGCAGTACGGTCCCGCGCACCCGATCTACCTGACGAAAGGGGGCAAGTTTGCCGAAATGCTGGGCAACCCGGAGGAAATTACCGTCAATTCCCTGCATGGCCAGGGAATCGACCAGCTGGCCCCCGGCGTGACCGTGGAAGCGGTGGCGCACGACGGGCTGGTGGAAGCTTATACCGTGGATGCGGCGCATGGCTTCACGCTGGCGGTGCAATGGCACCCCGAGTGGCACATCACGGAGAACCCCGACTCCATGAAGATGTTCCTGGCATTCGGCAACGCTTGCCGCGAATTCCAGGCGCGTCGCCAGGAGCGGGGCTGA
- a CDS encoding type II TA system antitoxin MqsA family protein, which yields MEKCPDCGAPDPVHDTHGVSYTYKDRHTTISSVAGYHCAQCGGVTLDRAAVERYDDLVAAFHRRVDDELVDPAYIAAVRRKLKLDPREADDVLGTGCGDMARYEAGRAHPHPSTVRLLKLLDRHPELLGELHG from the coding sequence ATGGAGAAATGCCCCGACTGCGGTGCGCCGGACCCGGTGCACGATACGCACGGCGTGTCCTACACCTACAAGGACCGCCACACCACGATCTCTTCGGTAGCGGGCTACCACTGCGCCCAGTGCGGCGGCGTGACGCTCGACCGTGCGGCCGTGGAACGCTACGACGACCTGGTGGCCGCCTTCCACCGCCGCGTGGATGACGAGCTGGTCGATCCAGCCTACATCGCCGCCGTGCGCAGGAAACTCAAGCTCGACCCGCGCGAAGCCGACGACGTGCTCGGCACGGGCTGCGGCGACATGGCGCGCTACGAGGCTGGCAGGGCGCATCCGCATCCGTCGACGGTAAGGCTGCTGAAGCTGCTGGACCGGCATCCGGAATTGCTGGGGGAATTGCACGGCTGA